From the Myxococcaceae bacterium JPH2 genome, the window CAGGGCCTCGGCCACGCGCGTATGGCGACTGAAGAAGGCCCGCGCCAGCACGAGGTTGATGGCGGTCACCGCGACGAATACCGCCGTGACCAAGGCCATGCGGCCCCACTTCCCCCACAGCGTCCACAGGAGCAGGGCGTGCAGGGCCGTCACCGCCGCGAGTGTGATGCGGCGGACGAGTTGGTTCACGCGTCGGGCGGCCTCCTCGGGCGGGAGGTCCATCTCCCGCTCCCAGGGGGAGGGACTCATGCCTTGCCCACGGTGGTCCGAGCCGCCGCAGGCCCAAGCTCCGCCCGCACGGGCAGCTCCAGCTTCAGCCGCTGCGGCCCGCCCACCTCCGCCACGAAGGACACCTTGCCCCCGTAGCGCTCCAACAACCCGCCCACCACCTTGAGGCTGTCGTCGGCCAACAGCCCCGCGAAGCGCTCGATGAGCTTCATCGCCTGGTCCGTCGCGAACGCGGGCTCCGTCAACTGCACCTTCACCACCAGCGCCGAGTCCGCCGGGCACACCTCCGCGGTGCGCCCCGCACGTTCACCCAGGAACGGCTGGTAGAGCTGCGCCATCACCTCGCGGTGCCGCAAGAGCCCCAGCAGGTAGGCCACCAGCTCCGCGTCGTCCCACGGTTTGCTGATGAAGCGACAAATCTCGCCGTCATTCACCGACGCGACGACGGACTTGAAGTCCGCGTAGCCGGAGATGATGAGCCGCAACGCCAGCGGGTGGCTGCGTTTGATTTGCTGAAGCAACTCGCTGCCCGTCATCCCGGGCATCCGGAAGTCCGACAGGACAATGTCCGGTGTGAACTGCTGGAGCCGCTCCAGGGCCTCCTCGCCGTTGTACGCCACCTCGACCGTGAAGCCTTCGCGGCGCAGCAGGCGGCGCAGGGCGTGCGCCACTTGGGGCTCGTCGTCCACTACCAAGACTTTAGACTCTTCCATGAATGTCCAGGAGTTCAGGTCGCGACAAACTACCGCACTGCCGCTCGGATTTCGCCTATGTCGGTGGCATCCAAAACTCGAGCGAGATGGAACAACCCTGGTCGTGGGCGACCCGGCCCCCACACACCTGGCGCCGGGCGCTGGCGGTGCTTGCGCTGCTGTGCGCCGCCTGCGGCCACGAGACAGGCACGGGCCTGGAGCGCGTGCGTCGGGCGGGGGTGCTCCGTTGGGGTGGGGACGCGCAAGGTGGCGAGCCCTACGTCATGGAGGATCCCGAGCAGGTGGGAGGCGTGCGCGGCTTCGAGGTGGAGCTGGCGGACGCGCTGGCGCGTGAGCTGGGCGTGCGCGCCGCGTTCGTGCAGAACGATTGGTCCAACCTGATTCCATCCCTGGAGCGCAGCTCGTTCGACGTGGCGCTCAACGGCTTGGAAGTCACCCCGGCGCGAGCGGGCCGCATCCTCTTCACGCGGCCCTACTACGTCTTCCAGCAACGGTTGATGGCCCGGCTGGGTGATGCGCGCATCACGGACCTGGCCTCGCTGCGAGGCAAGCGGGTGGGCACGTTGGCCAACTCGCAAGCGTGGGACCTGCTCTTGCGCGTCGGGGCGCAGGCCCTGCCCTACGAGGGCGTGCAGGAGCCGTACATCGACCTGGAGGAAGGGCGGCTGGACGCGGTGCTCCTGGACGACATCATCGCGGAGCGCTACGGCCAGACGCGCCCGCGCCTGCGCGTGGTGGGAGATGTGGGGGAGGGGCACTACGCCATCGCCGTGCGCCCCGGTGAGGAAGACCTGCGCGCGGCGTTGGACGCGGCGCTGACGCGGCTGGCCCGCTCGGGCGAACTGCGCGCCATCTTCCAGCGCTGGCACGTCGACGATGACGCCGAGCAGCGCATGGTGGACTGGACGGAGGCGGACACCAAGGCGCTCCTGGCGGACACGTCCACCGCGCACCTGGGCTGGGGACAGGCGGTGCTCTTCCTCCAGGCCGCGGGGGTGACGCTGCTGGTGTCCGTGCTGGCCATGGCGCTCGCCATCCCCATGGGGGTGCTCCTGGCGCTGGCGAGGCTGTACGGGAACGGGGTGGTGTCGCGGGCCTCCACGCTCTACGTGGAGCTGCTGCGCGGCACGCCGGTGCTGTTGCAACTGTATGTCTTGTACTACGGGCTGGCGGGAGTGCTGCGATTGGACGCGCTGAGCGCGTCGGTGTTGGGGTTGGGGCTCAACTACGCGGCCTACGAGGCGGAGGTGTACCGGGCGGGGGTGCAGGCGGTGCCGCGCGGACAGCTGGAAGCGGCGCTCTCGCTGGGCATGTCCCTCCGGCTGGCCTTGCGGCGCGTGGTGATGCCACAGGCGTTCCGGGTGGCGCTGCCGGGCGTGACCAATGACTTCATCGCGTTGCTGAAAGACAGCTCGCTCGTGTCGGTCATCTCGGTCGTCGAGCTGACGAAGCGGATGACCATCACCGCGGTGGATGTGCGCAGTTGGTTGGTGCCCGGCGCGCTGTGTGCCGCGCTCTACCTGGCGATGAGCTATCCCCTGGCGCGGCTGGCGAGGCGGCTGGAGGCGCGACTGGAGCGTGGATGATTGACGTCAAGGAGCTGCGCAAGCGCTACGACGGACAGGCCGTGCTGGACGGCGTGAGCGCGACGTTCGCTCGCGGCGAGGTGGTCGCGTTGGTGGGGCCCTCGGGTGGCGGCAAGAGCACGTTCCTGCGATGCCTCAACGGATTGGAGTCCTTCGACGCGGGCTCGGTGCGCGTGGGGCTGGACACGTTGGGGCCGGGGTGTGGGCGGTCTCAGGGGGCGGTGCTGGGGCGCATCCGCCAGCGCGTGGGATTCGTCTTTCAGCAGTGGCACTTGTTCGCGCACCGCACCGCGCTGGGCAACGTCATCGAGGCGCCGATGTTCGTGCGGGGCCTCGGTGCTCGCGAGGCCACCGAGCGCGGGAGGGCGCTGCTGGCGCGCGTGGGGCTGTCGCATCGCGAGAGCGCCTATCCGGCGGCGCTGTCGGGAGGAGAGCAGCAGCGGGTGGCCATCGCGCGGGCGCTGGCGATGGACCCGGAGGTGTTGCTGCTGGACGAGCCCACCAGCGCGTTGGACCCGGAGCGAGTGGGCGAGCTGGTGGACCTGCTCGCGGGCCTGCGCGCGGAGGGCCTGACGATGGTGGCGGTGACGCACGAGATGCGCTTCGCGCGGGAGCTGGCCTCGCGGGTGCTGGTGCTGCACGGAGGACGGGTCATCGAAGAAGGCGCGCCTGGTGAGGTCCTCACGCGACCGAACCACGCTCGCACGCGCGCCTTCCTCGGGTTGGACCGCTCAGCGCGCGGCTGATCCGCAGGGCGTGGCGGGAGTCGCGACGTCCCAGGTCGGACCTGTTCGCCGCGCGGTCGTGTCCGGATACGTCGTGGGACATCGCGTGGATGACTTCGTGACCGCCGTGGCTCGAACGAATCGTCCGGCGCGCGTCTGATGCGCGAGCCGGGTGTACACGGGCTGAAAGTGGAGGGCGGGCGGGCTTCCCCTTGCTGCCTCTGCCTGGGAGCCTGCGAAGGGCCGGGCGCGGGCAGACGTCGCGCCGCCGCCGTGTTCGCCATCGCGCTCACCTGAGGAAGATTGCATGCGTCGCGAGGTACAGCTCACGGAAGTCGGACAGGGAGAGGGGCCTCGCGTGCTCCTCCTGGCGGGGCTCGGTGCACGGGGTTCGGGCTTTCGAGCGCTCGCGGAGCGGCTGGCGGAGTGCTCGCGGCCGGTGCTTGTGGAGTACCCCGAAGGCGTGCACGCGTCACAGGGCGCTCGCTCGCTCGCGGTGCGGGTGCTGCGTGCGGCGGGGCCGGTGGACGCGGTGGTGGCCAGCTCCTACGGGGGCATGGTGGCGGCGCACCTGGCCGCCGGCGGAGCGACGCGTGGGGTCGCGTTCCTCGGCTCGTTCGCACGCACCGAGCATCTGGGCCTTCGCGGCCGGCTCATCCGCATGATGGGGCCCATCGCCGTGCTGGGGCGGCCCGGGTGGGGCGCCGCGTCGCTGGCCGCATGGAAGCCCGTGCCGCGAGCGCAGGTCGCGGAGGTCGTGCCCACGACGTGGGAGGAGCGAGTCACCACGCTGTATCGCGCGTTCGCCATCCGCTCCGAGCCCCCGCCTCCGGAGCTGCGTCGGCTGCCCGTGGCCTGCATCTGCATCCAGGGAGACCGAGACGTGCTGGTGCCGCCGGCCACGCTGGGTCGCCTGGCCGAGTCACTGCCACCGGGAACGCCCCGACATCTGCTGCGTGGCGCGGGCCACGTGCCCTACTTCAGCCACCCGGACGCGTGCGCGCGGCTTCTGCGTCCGTGGTTGGCTTCGCTAGCCGTGGAGTCAAGCCCCGAGTGGTCTCGGTCGATGGCCGCGACGAAGGGGTGACGTCACCACGTGGGGCCGAGTAGGTTGCGGGCGCCGATGCGGAACCGGTTCACGCGCTCGCTCCTCCTTTTCGTTTCCCTGTTCGCGGTGGGTTCGCGGGCGGCATCTCCCGCGGAGGGCGCCGTGTCCCCGGCTCCCGTGCTGCCGGCGGTCCCCGCACAGCCCTCGCCACGTCCTGCGCCCGCGCCCGGCGCCGAGCACACGGTGCTCCTGCTGGGCGACAGCCTCATCGCCACGGGCTTCGGAGACACCCTTCAAGCCGAGCTGGATGCGCATCCGAGCATCCGCTGCCGCCGCAAGGCGAAGTCCTCGACGGGCCTGTCGCGCCCGGACTTCTTCGACTGGATGGAGGCGGGCCGTCAGGAGGTGGAGCGGCACCAGCCGGAGGTCGTGGTCGTCATCCTGGGCGGCAATGACGGGCAGGCGCTGCGCGACAAGGAGGGAGGCTCGGCCATCTCCTGGGGGCAGACCGAGTGGGAGACGGCCTACCGTCAGCGGGTGCAGGACTTCCTGGGCGTCATCGCGGCGCCGGGCCGGAAGATCGTCTGGTTGGAGCTGCCTACGACGGGCCTGCGCCGCTTCGAGAAGAAGCTGGCGCTCATCCGAGGACTCCAGCGCGAAGTCATCACCGCGCGCGAGGACGCGGTGCACGTGGACACGCACCCGTTCTTCACCGACGCGCGAGGCCGAGCGCTGCAGGAGGCCCACGTGGAGGGCTTCCGCAAGCCCATGCGGTTGCGGATGACGGACGGCGTCCACTTCACCGTCGCGGGCGGGCGCTACTTCGCGGACAAGGTCTATCCCGAGGTGCTCGGCGTGCTCGGCCTCGAGCCCGCGCCGCGACACGCCATCGCGCCCGCGCATGGCGCGGCACACAGCACCAGTGGACACGCAGCAACCCCGGCAGCGCACACCGCGGAGCCCGTGGTCGCCACGCCCTGAGCGACGCCTCAGGGCGGCCTGTCCACAGCCACGCCACTCACCGGATGCCTGGGGCTCGCGGCTCGGGTTCGCGCTGCCTTTGGAGGACTCTGCGCACGGCGCGCAGGAGCAGCTCCTCGTCGCGCGGATTGGCGAGGAAGCCGCGGGCCCCGAGACGCAGCGCGCGCTCGAAGCCCTCGTCGTCCGAGGTGCCGTGGACGATGAGCCCGCCCGCGATGCGGACCTCTCCCGCGAGCAGCCCCTCCATGGCCTGGATGGGCGCGATGACGATGTCGCCGACGCGCGTGTGCAGCACCTCCAACGGCGTCGCGGTCCGTGACGGAATCCGGTGTCGCGCCAGTGCCCGGGAGATCAGCACCGCCGTCACGGGCGGCCAGCCGTAGAGCAGGAGCGGAGTCTCGGGGGCTGGAGGGTGCTCGGGGGGCGGGGTGTGTTCCTCGGGCTCGTGGATGCCGTACATCGTGCCCAGGGCGCGGGTCAGGGCGCTGTCCGCGGCGAGGTGCGGCTCGACGCGCGCCTTGCCGGAGATGGCACGCACATCGTCCACGGCTTCCAGCGATACAGGCGCGGGCAGGGCGAGATGGAGCACCTCGCGCTCGTCGCGCTGCTCGATGCGCAAGGGAATGACTCGGTACTGCCGCGCGATGCGGGCCGGGACGAGCGAGGTGAGGGCTCGGTCCAAGGGCTCGTGATCCAGGTCCACCGAGTCCACGCCTGCTTGAGCGGCAAGGCCTCGCAGGACGTCCGCCTCCGTGCACACGCCTTCCCGCACCAGCGCCCGGCCAAGCGGGACGTGCACCTCGTGGTGATGCACCAACCCGAGCCGGAGCTGGGCCCTATCGACCACGCCCATCTCCAGGAGGATCTCTCCCAGGGGCCGCTTGGCTCCCATCTCCATGACCCTTGAGTCTGGCAACGGTCGGCCCGCGCGACGACGGGCGGGCAGGGGAGCCACCGCCCTGTCCGTCTCCACGCGGGGAGGCATCGGCTGGGCTTGGTGCGTATCGACGCGGGTGCCCGCGCTCCCGGGAGGCCCAGGCCGTACGCCCGCGTGTTGGCGCTCGAATCGCGCTGACTCCTCTCACGCGGCTTCGGGTTCGCGGCGTGAATCGAGTGGGTCTCGGCTACGCTGGCGTGCTCCTTCTCGCCGGGCTCCTCCGATGACGACCTCTGCTCGCGCTGTCCTGCCTCGCCTCGTCGCGCTCTGCCTGGCCTTGGGCGGGTTGGGTGCTCCGGCGATCCTGGGATGGCAGGGGTGGCGCACCGCTCAAGGCATGCTCCACCCAGCACGAGTGCCCGTGGTCCATCCAGGTGCCACGGGTGCGTTGGAGGGCATGGAGAATGTGTCCTTCCAGGGACCGGAGGGCCAGGTCCTCCGAGGCTGGTACGTGCCCTCGCGTGACGGATCCGCGGTGGTGCTGGTGCACGGCTTCGCGGCCAACCGGACCCAGCTCCTCTTCGAGGCGCGCGCGCTCGCGGAGTCTGGCCATGGCGTCCTGCTCTTCGACCTGCGTGCCCAGGGCGAGAGCGACGGTGACGCTGTCACCTGGGGCGACCGTGAGCGAGGAGATGTCCGGGCCGCGCTGGCGTTCGTCGCTTCGCGTTCCGACGTGGATGCCTCACGTCTGGGATTGCTGGGGTTCTCGATGGGCGGCACCACCGCGCTCCTGGTGGCGCAGGAAGAATCCCGTGTGCGCGCCGTGGCGGCGGTGGGCGCCTTCCCCGTGCTGGAGGCCGACGTGCACTCCTGCTACGGCGGGCGCCTGGGGCGGCTCAACTCGCTGCCGGTCGTGTGGAGCCTGCGCCGCGCGGGCGTGGCGGTGGACGCGGTGCGACCGTTGGATGGGATGGCTCGGCTGGAGGGGCGCGCGCTGTTGCTCATCAACGGCGACACGGATCCGGATGGGCCCACCAAGCTGGACGGCAGCCTCTATCGCGCCGCGCGTGAGCCGAGGACGCTGTGGCGCGTCCCCGGCGCGACTCATGGCGAATACGCGCGCGTGGATCCAACGGGCTACGCACACCAGCTCCGCGCGTTCTTCGCCGCGGCGCTGGCGCCCTATCCGCGCGCGGAGAACAGCGAGCCGTAGGCCTCGGGCTGAAAGCCCACGAGGACCCGGTCCGCCGTGACGAGCACGGGCCGCTTCACCAGCTTGCCATCCTGCGTGAGCCACTCGCGGAGCGTCGCCTCCGAGGCGGCGTCCACCGCGGCCTTGCCGATGGCCCGGTAGCTCTGCCCGCTGGTGTTGAGCCACTTGCGGACGGGGAGGCCGCTGCGGGCGATCCACGCTGGAAGCTCGGCGGCGGTGGGAGGGGACTCGACGATGGGGCGAACCGTGTAGGTCACCCCTTGGGCATCCAGCCACTTGCGAGCCTTGCGGCAGGTATCGCAGCCCGAATACTCGAGCAACAGGACGTCTTTGGCCATGCGCGGCTTCTACCAGAGGCCCATCCAGCAGGTGGGCACCTATGTATGCTCGCGCCCCATGAGACCCCTTCTCCTCGTCTTGGGCCTGGCGCTCTCCGCGTGCGCGACGCGCACCCTGCCCGCGCCGGTGACTTCGACGGCCGCGAACACCTCGGGGACTCCCGAGTCGCTGGTGGATGAGGCCTGGGGTGTCCTCCTGCGCGAGTTCATGAACCCCGAGGCCGTGAAGCGCGGCGAGGACGTGCGCCTCGCGGGGACGCCGCCCGCGACGCAGAGCGAGGCCTGGGCGCGCATCCGCGCCCTCACCACCGTGCTGAACGAGCCCGCCACGCGGCTGCTGGAGCCCGAGCAGCGCGCGGGACTGGAGCGCGAGCTGACGGGAGCGGCGGGGGTCGGCGTGGGCCTGCCGGAGCTGCTGTGCCTGGATGTCGACTCGCGCTCGCGCACGCTCATGGTGGTGACGCCGCTGCGAGACTCACCCGCCTCGCGAGCGGGGATTCATCCCGGGGACATCGTGGAGTCCATCGACGGGAGACCCGCGCGGGGCATGCGGTTGGAGGTGGCGGGCTCGCTCCTACGAGGCGTCGCGGGCACGCCCGTCTCGTTGGAGATTCGTCACGGCACGCAGGTTCGCACGGTGACGTTGGTGCGCGAGCAGCGCGGCACCTGGCTGCGTCCGGTGCAGTGGCGCATCCTGCGAGAAGGCGGGCGAGCCGTGGGGTACCTGCGGGTGGAGATGTTCTCCTCCGGGACGGCCGACGAAGTGCGCGCGGCGCTCGCGGCGCTGCGCCAAGAGGGAGCCGATCGGCTCATGCTCGACCTGCGGCACAATCCAGGGGGCCGGGTGGACGAGGTGCTCCGGGTCGCGGGGCTCTTTCTCGGCCCCATCGAGGCGGGCCGGCGCGTGAGTCGTGCCCAAGGTGACGCGCCGCTCACGGGTCCCGCCGCGAGTCGCTCGCCTGGCGCGGGCAAGGCGGACAGCGACGGAGCGCAGGCGGGCCGTTCCTCGGAAGGTGTCCCGGTCCTGGCCGAG encodes:
- a CDS encoding alpha/beta hydrolase — protein: MRREVQLTEVGQGEGPRVLLLAGLGARGSGFRALAERLAECSRPVLVEYPEGVHASQGARSLAVRVLRAAGPVDAVVASSYGGMVAAHLAAGGATRGVAFLGSFARTEHLGLRGRLIRMMGPIAVLGRPGWGAASLAAWKPVPRAQVAEVVPTTWEERVTTLYRAFAIRSEPPPPELRRLPVACICIQGDRDVLVPPATLGRLAESLPPGTPRHLLRGAGHVPYFSHPDACARLLRPWLASLAVESSPEWSRSMAATKG
- a CDS encoding DUF459 domain-containing protein, translating into MRNRFTRSLLLFVSLFAVGSRAASPAEGAVSPAPVLPAVPAQPSPRPAPAPGAEHTVLLLGDSLIATGFGDTLQAELDAHPSIRCRRKAKSSTGLSRPDFFDWMEAGRQEVERHQPEVVVVILGGNDGQALRDKEGGSAISWGQTEWETAYRQRVQDFLGVIAAPGRKIVWLELPTTGLRRFEKKLALIRGLQREVITAREDAVHVDTHPFFTDARGRALQEAHVEGFRKPMRLRMTDGVHFTVAGGRYFADKVYPEVLGVLGLEPAPRHAIAPAHGAAHSTSGHAATPAAHTAEPVVATP
- a CDS encoding alpha/beta fold hydrolase, with the translated sequence MTTSARAVLPRLVALCLALGGLGAPAILGWQGWRTAQGMLHPARVPVVHPGATGALEGMENVSFQGPEGQVLRGWYVPSRDGSAVVLVHGFAANRTQLLFEARALAESGHGVLLFDLRAQGESDGDAVTWGDRERGDVRAALAFVASRSDVDASRLGLLGFSMGGTTALLVAQEESRVRAVAAVGAFPVLEADVHSCYGGRLGRLNSLPVVWSLRRAGVAVDAVRPLDGMARLEGRALLLINGDTDPDGPTKLDGSLYRAAREPRTLWRVPGATHGEYARVDPTGYAHQLRAFFAAALAPYPRAENSEP
- a CDS encoding PDZ domain-containing protein; protein product: MRPLLLVLGLALSACATRTLPAPVTSTAANTSGTPESLVDEAWGVLLREFMNPEAVKRGEDVRLAGTPPATQSEAWARIRALTTVLNEPATRLLEPEQRAGLERELTGAAGVGVGLPELLCLDVDSRSRTLMVVTPLRDSPASRAGIHPGDIVESIDGRPARGMRLEVAGSLLRGVAGTPVSLEIRHGTQVRTVTLVREQRGTWLRPVQWRILREGGRAVGYLRVEMFSSGTADEVRAALAALRQEGADRLMLDLRHNPGGRVDEVLRVAGLFLGPIEAGRRVSRAQGDAPLTGPAASRSPGAGKADSDGAQAGRSSEGVPVLAEGPREVDWPLVVLVDGGTASAAELLAGALQAHGRAVLVGRRSHGKGLVHGLFPLVDGSALMVSLGTLRTPRGRELQDEPLVPEVVVPWEGPLDAVPSVDDPQYMRALQLLTR
- a CDS encoding Spx/MgsR family RNA polymerase-binding regulatory protein: MAKDVLLLEYSGCDTCRKARKWLDAQGVTYTVRPIVESPPTAAELPAWIARSGLPVRKWLNTSGQSYRAIGKAAVDAASEATLREWLTQDGKLVKRPVLVTADRVLVGFQPEAYGSLFSARG
- a CDS encoding general secretion pathway protein GspE gives rise to the protein MEMGAKRPLGEILLEMGVVDRAQLRLGLVHHHEVHVPLGRALVREGVCTEADVLRGLAAQAGVDSVDLDHEPLDRALTSLVPARIARQYRVIPLRIEQRDEREVLHLALPAPVSLEAVDDVRAISGKARVEPHLAADSALTRALGTMYGIHEPEEHTPPPEHPPAPETPLLLYGWPPVTAVLISRALARHRIPSRTATPLEVLHTRVGDIVIAPIQAMEGLLAGEVRIAGGLIVHGTSDDEGFERALRLGARGFLANPRDEELLLRAVRRVLQRQREPEPRAPGIR
- a CDS encoding ABC transporter permease subunit (The N-terminal region of this protein, as described by TIGR01726, is a three transmembrane segment that identifies a subfamily of ABC transporter permease subunits, which specificities that include histidine, arginine, glutamine, glutamate, L-cystine (sic), the opines (in Agrobacterium) octopine and nopaline, etc.), whose amino-acid sequence is MAVLALLCAACGHETGTGLERVRRAGVLRWGGDAQGGEPYVMEDPEQVGGVRGFEVELADALARELGVRAAFVQNDWSNLIPSLERSSFDVALNGLEVTPARAGRILFTRPYYVFQQRLMARLGDARITDLASLRGKRVGTLANSQAWDLLLRVGAQALPYEGVQEPYIDLEEGRLDAVLLDDIIAERYGQTRPRLRVVGDVGEGHYAIAVRPGEEDLRAALDAALTRLARSGELRAIFQRWHVDDDAEQRMVDWTEADTKALLADTSTAHLGWGQAVLFLQAAGVTLLVSVLAMALAIPMGVLLALARLYGNGVVSRASTLYVELLRGTPVLLQLYVLYYGLAGVLRLDALSASVLGLGLNYAAYEAEVYRAGVQAVPRGQLEAALSLGMSLRLALRRVVMPQAFRVALPGVTNDFIALLKDSSLVSVISVVELTKRMTITAVDVRSWLVPGALCAALYLAMSYPLARLARRLEARLERG
- a CDS encoding response regulator, coding for MEESKVLVVDDEPQVAHALRRLLRREGFTVEVAYNGEEALERLQQFTPDIVLSDFRMPGMTGSELLQQIKRSHPLALRLIISGYADFKSVVASVNDGEICRFISKPWDDAELVAYLLGLLRHREVMAQLYQPFLGERAGRTAEVCPADSALVVKVQLTEPAFATDQAMKLIERFAGLLADDSLKVVGGLLERYGGKVSFVAEVGGPQRLKLELPVRAELGPAAARTTVGKA
- a CDS encoding amino acid ABC transporter ATP-binding protein is translated as MIDVKELRKRYDGQAVLDGVSATFARGEVVALVGPSGGGKSTFLRCLNGLESFDAGSVRVGLDTLGPGCGRSQGAVLGRIRQRVGFVFQQWHLFAHRTALGNVIEAPMFVRGLGAREATERGRALLARVGLSHRESAYPAALSGGEQQRVAIARALAMDPEVLLLDEPTSALDPERVGELVDLLAGLRAEGLTMVAVTHEMRFARELASRVLVLHGGRVIEEGAPGEVLTRPNHARTRAFLGLDRSARG